The following DNA comes from Candidatus Methylacidiphilum fumarolicum.
GTCCTCTCTACTCCCAATCAGGATAATCCTCTTTCTGATGGAAACCAGCCATTTTTTGGCTGTGATGTGTGGGAGCATGCGTATTATCTCAAATATCAATTCCGGAGAGGGGAGTGGCTCAAAGCTTTTTGGAATGTGGTGAATTGGAAAGCGGTCGAAGAGTTCTATTCGCAGGCATTAGCAAAAAACCTTTCCTTTTGCCCATAGGCTTAAAATGATTCGGTCTTATCGCTATGTACGATAAGATCAGCTAAAAGCCCTAAGCCTCCATAACAAACTGATTCAATCGCTGAGAGATTTCTCGATTGAATGGCATAGGCGCAGGCGAAGATGTGAAAATCTTTGGAAGCAGCGAGAAGGGATTTGATCTCTCTAACCCCTTCGTCCAGACAGAAAATATAGATTTGATGTCCTTTCTCTTTATAGAAAAAGAGTTTTTTAAGAAATTCTTCGTATTTTTGACTCTGTCTAGAGACTGTAAGAATAAGAGTCAGCGTCGAAGCCATGAGGTAATGTAAAATAAAAAAGATGATATTCCAATAAGACTGATGGGCAAGTTATAGTTTTTGAGTTTGAATAGGTATCTAAAAGATGCTCCAGTTGTACAATTGAAAACAGATGAAAACAACAAAAAAGCTTGAAGGCTCTCTTTTTTTTTAAATTTTTGAAGCATGGAAAAAGAATGATCTGCAGTCGGTTTATGCTTCTTTTTACAGTCAGTCCTTTGCTTTTAGCTTTTTGGATCAGAGGAGAGGAAAAGGTTGGCTCTATTGATTTGGTAGGGAAATTGCCAGAACAGCATCTTTTGGTAGAAGTTGTATGGAAACCAAAAGACCTTGCTCGGGGTTTGATGTATCGGGAAAGCCTACCTGAAAATCAAGGTATGCTTTTTGTTTTGCCTTTTGAACAAAAAGCTGTTTTTTGGATGAAGAACACTCGTATACCTTTATCTATAGCGTATATGGATAATAGAGGAAAGATCCTTGAGATCTATTCGATGAAACCTTTTGATCTGACACCTATCCCTAGTCAATCCTCATTTGTCAAATTCGCATTAGAAGTAAACGAAGGATGGTTTGAAAGACATAAGCTTTTACCGGGTGATCAACTAACTCCAAAGGATACAACTTGGGAGAAACTGCTTCTTCTTTTGAAAAATTGACTATTTATCTTATGAAAATATTTGCTGATTATCATATGCATCCCCAAGGGCATAAATT
Coding sequences within:
- a CDS encoding DUF192 domain-containing protein, whose amino-acid sequence is MICSRFMLLFTVSPLLLAFWIRGEEKVGSIDLVGKLPEQHLLVEVVWKPKDLARGLMYRESLPENQGMLFVLPFEQKAVFWMKNTRIPLSIAYMDNRGKILEIYSMKPFDLTPIPSQSSFVKFALEVNEGWFERHKLLPGDQLTPKDTTWEKLLLLLKN